In the genome of Streptomyces globosus, one region contains:
- a CDS encoding GlxA family transcriptional regulator yields MTIKVAVLALDGVVPFELSTPGQVFGTANEAAATPHYELRVCAPGRRATTSPEHGAFRIGTPYGLDGLADADTVVIPAHAGFLAPPPPAVVEALRQAAARGARLAAVCVGAFTLAATGLLDGYRATTHWQYADELARRHPRILVDPAVLFVDHGRLLTSAGVAAGLDLCLHLVRHDLGAAQAAATARRIVMPLQRDGGQAQYIERPTPPTDPAALQPVMQWMEGRLDRPLTLAEIAGHAKISVRTLNRQFRAQTGATPLQWLLSARIDRARLLLETTDLPITLLADRTGFGSPATLRHHFARRTGTSPHAYRAAFRQRGPGDERSRPSPSPHALQAAAD; encoded by the coding sequence ATGACCATCAAGGTGGCCGTACTCGCACTGGACGGCGTCGTCCCCTTCGAACTGTCCACCCCCGGGCAGGTCTTCGGCACGGCCAACGAGGCCGCCGCCACCCCGCACTACGAACTCCGGGTCTGTGCTCCCGGCCGCAGGGCAACGACCTCCCCCGAGCACGGCGCCTTCCGGATCGGCACCCCGTACGGCCTCGATGGCCTCGCCGATGCCGACACCGTCGTCATCCCCGCCCACGCCGGCTTCCTGGCACCCCCGCCCCCTGCCGTCGTCGAGGCGCTGCGGCAGGCGGCGGCGCGGGGGGCGCGCCTGGCAGCGGTATGCGTCGGCGCCTTCACCCTGGCCGCCACCGGTCTGCTCGACGGATACCGCGCCACGACACACTGGCAGTACGCCGACGAGCTTGCCCGCCGCCATCCGCGCATCCTCGTCGATCCCGCCGTGCTGTTCGTCGACCACGGCCGTCTGCTCACTTCGGCCGGGGTGGCCGCCGGGCTCGACCTGTGTCTGCACCTGGTGCGCCACGACCTCGGCGCGGCGCAGGCGGCCGCCACCGCCCGGCGCATCGTCATGCCCCTCCAGCGCGACGGCGGCCAGGCCCAGTACATCGAGCGCCCCACACCCCCGACCGATCCGGCCGCCCTGCAGCCCGTCATGCAGTGGATGGAAGGCCGCCTCGACCGCCCCCTCACCCTGGCCGAGATCGCCGGCCACGCCAAGATCAGTGTCCGAACGCTCAACCGCCAGTTCCGGGCACAGACCGGAGCAACCCCGCTGCAATGGCTCCTGAGCGCCCGCATCGACCGCGCCCGGCTGCTGCTGGAGACCACCGACCTGCCCATCACGCTGCTCGCCGACCGCACCGGCTTCGGCTCACCGGCGACCCTGCGCCACCACTTCGCCCGCCGCACCGGAACCTCCCCCCACGCCTATCGGGCCGCCTTCCGGCAGCGGGGTCCAGGCGACGAGCGAAGCAGGCCCTCACCGTCGCCTCATGCACTCCAGGCGGCCGCCGACTGA
- a CDS encoding PadR family transcriptional regulator gives MLELSILGFLYETPLHGYQLRKHITALTGHVRPVGESTLYPAIKRLEKAGLLVREVQPGPAAAPRQVLTLTPAGRDELRRRLAEAEGPDITDENRWFTLLAFLRFLDDSAAQAAVLRRRLAFLEEPASFFYAGEHPLRAEDLDDRFRQGILTIARATSQAELAWLRTTLTDLERA, from the coding sequence ATGCTGGAACTCTCCATCCTCGGTTTCCTCTACGAGACCCCGCTGCACGGCTACCAGCTGCGCAAACACATCACCGCCCTCACCGGCCACGTACGCCCGGTCGGCGAGTCCACGCTGTACCCCGCGATCAAGCGCCTGGAGAAGGCCGGTCTGCTGGTCAGGGAGGTGCAGCCCGGCCCGGCCGCCGCGCCGCGGCAGGTCCTCACGCTCACCCCGGCCGGCCGGGACGAACTCCGGCGCCGCCTCGCAGAGGCCGAGGGACCCGACATCACCGACGAGAACCGCTGGTTCACCCTCCTTGCCTTCCTCCGCTTCCTCGACGACTCGGCAGCCCAAGCGGCCGTCCTGCGCCGCCGCCTCGCCTTCCTGGAGGAACCAGCGAGCTTCTTCTACGCCGGCGAGCACCCTCTGCGCGCGGAGGACCTCGACGACCGCTTCCGCCAAGGCATCCTCACGATCGCCCGCGCGACGAGCCAGGCGGAACTCGCCTGGCTGCGCACCACCCTCACCGACCTCGAGCGCGCCTGA
- a CDS encoding transposase: MNTHAWIVFLDESGVSLLPQVRRTYAPRGRTPLLRHRLNWKRASMAGALGYHAADPHRGPRLCFHLKPGSYDTPALIEVLEQMKVFYRGEQVVLVRDGLSAHWSRAMRAWVAEQDWLTLERLPAYAPELNPVELLWSSLKKRELANLAGDHLADVADATEQGIRRINDNPRLPWSFLAHTGLALHPPAPQN, encoded by the coding sequence GTGAACACACATGCCTGGATCGTCTTCCTCGACGAATCAGGTGTCTCGCTGCTGCCGCAGGTCCGCCGCACCTACGCACCCCGCGGCCGCACACCTCTCCTGCGGCACCGGCTGAACTGGAAACGCGCCTCGATGGCCGGCGCCCTCGGCTACCACGCCGCCGATCCCCATCGCGGTCCTCGGTTGTGCTTCCACCTCAAGCCCGGCAGCTACGACACCCCCGCTCTCATCGAGGTCCTGGAGCAGATGAAGGTGTTCTACCGCGGGGAGCAGGTGGTGCTGGTACGGGACGGGCTGTCCGCTCATTGGAGCCGGGCGATGCGGGCCTGGGTCGCCGAGCAGGACTGGCTCACCCTGGAGCGATTACCGGCTTACGCGCCTGAGCTGAACCCGGTGGAACTGCTGTGGTCCTCGCTCAAGAAGCGTGAGCTCGCCAACCTCGCCGGCGACCACCTCGCCGATGTCGCCGACGCCACCGAACAGGGCATCCGCCGGATCAACGACAACCCTCGATTGCCCTGGTCCTTCCTTGCCCACACCGGCCTCGCCCTCCACCCACCAGCCCCACAGAACTAA
- a CDS encoding alpha/beta fold hydrolase, with translation MREAPFNEQGSVIRWTESAGEGPAVVFVHGLGAASTVYHAHIAGRSELGGRRMLFVDLPGHGISDRPAGFGYRLEDHADALAGALDAAGIHGGVVAGHSMGGAVAIVLAHRRPDLVGRLVVTEGNLDPFPPPTAGSSGIASYTEEEFVQGGGFARVLERVGPTWAATMRLSDPLALHRSATHLVRGSRPLMREMLQAARIPRTYLQGELSGDVVGADGLRAAGVDVVTIPGAGHNVMFDAPTAFARAVAAAP, from the coding sequence GTGCGCGAGGCTCCGTTCAATGAGCAGGGCAGTGTCATCCGGTGGACCGAGTCGGCCGGCGAGGGGCCGGCGGTGGTGTTCGTACACGGCTTGGGGGCCGCCTCCACCGTGTATCACGCCCACATTGCAGGTCGGAGTGAACTGGGGGGCCGGCGGATGCTGTTCGTCGACCTGCCCGGGCACGGCATCAGCGACCGGCCCGCCGGCTTCGGCTACCGCCTGGAGGACCACGCGGACGCCCTGGCCGGGGCTCTCGACGCAGCCGGGATACACGGTGGCGTGGTCGCCGGGCACAGCATGGGCGGCGCGGTCGCCATCGTCCTCGCCCACCGCAGGCCGGACCTGGTGGGGCGACTCGTCGTCACCGAAGGCAACCTCGACCCGTTCCCGCCGCCGACGGCGGGCAGCAGCGGCATCGCCTCCTACACGGAGGAGGAGTTCGTACAGGGCGGTGGGTTCGCCCGCGTGCTGGAGCGCGTCGGACCCACCTGGGCGGCGACCATGCGGCTCTCGGACCCGCTTGCCCTGCACCGCTCCGCCACCCATCTGGTGCGGGGAAGCCGCCCCCTGATGCGGGAGATGCTGCAGGCCGCCCGCATACCACGCACCTACCTGCAGGGCGAGCTGAGCGGTGATGTGGTCGGCGCGGACGGACTGCGGGCGGCGGGCGTGGACGTCGTGACCATTCCCGGAGCCGGTCACAAC
- the uppS gene encoding polyprenyl diphosphate synthase, with the protein MRQDGDGPGRAVPRHVACVMDGNGRWAQRRALPRTAGHQAAETTVIDIIEAARGAGVEWLSLYAFSTENWNRPGSEVDYLMRLVRRVVRKHAPLLLARGIRCRFLGAADPRIPRELAQDFGDLATLTAGNRGMTLTVAFDHGGRRDIVEAARSLIRSGTPADEVTERLFADHLPFPDTPDVDLVIRTSGEQRISNFMLWQVAYAEWVFPEALWPDFRAPDFLGCLHTYQRRDRRFGGVPPQTNGDPS; encoded by the coding sequence GTGCGGCAGGACGGCGACGGGCCGGGACGGGCGGTGCCGCGGCACGTGGCCTGCGTGATGGACGGCAACGGCCGTTGGGCGCAGCGCCGTGCGCTGCCGCGGACGGCGGGCCATCAGGCCGCGGAGACCACCGTCATCGACATCATCGAGGCCGCCCGCGGGGCCGGCGTCGAGTGGCTCAGCCTGTACGCCTTCTCCACCGAGAACTGGAACCGTCCCGGTTCCGAGGTCGACTACCTGATGCGCCTGGTCCGCCGGGTCGTGCGCAAGCACGCGCCGCTTCTGCTGGCCCGCGGCATCCGCTGCCGCTTCCTCGGAGCCGCGGACCCCCGCATCCCCCGGGAGCTGGCTCAGGACTTCGGCGATCTGGCGACGCTGACCGCCGGCAACCGGGGAATGACGCTGACCGTCGCCTTCGACCATGGCGGGCGGCGGGACATCGTGGAGGCCGCCAGGTCGCTGATCCGCAGTGGGACGCCTGCCGACGAGGTGACCGAGCGGCTCTTCGCGGACCATCTGCCGTTTCCCGACACCCCCGACGTGGACCTCGTCATCCGCACCTCCGGTGAACAGCGCATCTCCAACTTCATGCTCTGGCAGGTCGCCTACGCCGAGTGGGTCTTCCCCGAGGCGCTCTGGCCGGACTTCCGCGCCCCCGACTTCCTCGGCTGTCTGCACACCTACCAGCGCCGTGACCGCCGCTTCGGCGGCGTGCCGCCCCAGACGAACGGAGACCCGTCATGA
- a CDS encoding HD domain-containing protein yields MAVALPAVYDAFDLPRTELAAQALRHAEEVEPEVIFRHSVRSYLFARALADHDGMTAGADFDDELVFLSCVLHDLGLSEEGNGHQRFEVDGADLAARFLREHGTDEDAVTVVWDAIALHTSEGIASRKGPEVALAHAGITVDVLGRGKESLPEGFADRVHAAFPRTDLAYEITGLITRQALANPAKAGPLSFPGQLLRRHLPPGALPDWYDLIAEAGWGDRPPAHPGTPAA; encoded by the coding sequence ATGGCTGTCGCCCTGCCTGCCGTCTACGACGCATTCGACCTGCCCCGCACGGAGCTTGCCGCCCAAGCCCTGCGCCATGCCGAGGAGGTGGAACCCGAGGTCATCTTCCGCCACAGCGTCCGCAGCTATCTCTTCGCACGGGCGCTTGCGGACCACGACGGCATGACGGCGGGAGCGGACTTCGACGACGAGCTGGTGTTCCTGAGCTGTGTCCTGCATGACCTGGGGCTGTCCGAAGAGGGCAACGGACACCAGCGGTTCGAAGTCGACGGTGCGGACCTGGCAGCGCGGTTCCTTCGCGAGCACGGTACCGATGAGGATGCGGTGACGGTGGTATGGGACGCCATCGCCCTGCACACGTCGGAGGGCATTGCCTCCCGCAAGGGGCCGGAAGTCGCACTGGCCCATGCAGGCATCACGGTGGACGTTCTGGGCCGGGGCAAGGAGAGCCTCCCCGAGGGCTTCGCCGACCGCGTGCACGCCGCGTTCCCGCGCACTGATCTCGCCTACGAGATAACGGGCCTGATCACCCGCCAGGCGCTGGCCAACCCCGCGAAGGCCGGCCCGCTCAGCTTCCCCGGCCAGCTCCTGCGCCGCCACCTGCCGCCCGGCGCGCTGCCCGACTGGTACGACCTGATCGCCGAGGCCGGCTGGGGCGACCGGCCGCCTGCGCACCCGGGCACTCCCGCCGCCTGA
- a CDS encoding oxygenase MpaB family protein, translating to MTTGSTTAGEPPLFGPESQFRAFFDDPRWALAIIRATVLEAAHPQIGAALADNSTFVAHPWRRLRNTFLSMRRMFDTDPAVREREAARLNRLHARMSGSDPRGRAYDAMDRPTRAWVVATLFESAVTMCRLSGQPLDQDTMERMYAEYRAFLAALDGDAGALPEDVSDFWRYFDRVVEDELENTEAARVILYRLFDHLPAPALLASAPTLWAAGRAVVGPLLGAITVASLPEPYRRKAGLAEMPGAPTLMQGAYLAAGLSRFLPAGWISAETVIEIISLAPDSDDPRARTVAALRARMKRASALLRLLTPLSDNPGTVPAAGTGTGTGTGNGRRSAKEFFHQVLDQTGDGRLDWPDLAAMARELATRLDLDEPEETRLYDAFASWWRELQATLDTDGDGRISADEYAAAVPSLAGPALIRVAEVLFDATDKDGSGTIDADEYRTLFRSAFHRDLTTTDNTYSRSAFVGDFLSFMSGRRTNTPYDPLLADA from the coding sequence ATGACGACCGGAAGCACCACGGCCGGCGAGCCGCCGCTGTTCGGGCCGGAGTCGCAGTTCCGTGCATTCTTCGACGACCCCCGGTGGGCTCTGGCCATAATCCGAGCAACCGTGCTGGAGGCCGCCCATCCGCAGATCGGTGCCGCTCTCGCCGACAACTCCACCTTCGTCGCCCACCCCTGGCGGCGGCTGCGCAACACCTTCCTCAGCATGCGGCGCATGTTCGACACCGATCCTGCGGTACGCGAACGGGAGGCGGCCCGGCTCAACAGGCTGCACGCCCGCATGAGCGGCTCCGACCCCCGCGGCCGCGCCTACGACGCCATGGACCGCCCCACCCGGGCCTGGGTGGTCGCCACGCTCTTCGAGAGCGCCGTGACGATGTGCCGACTGAGCGGCCAGCCACTCGACCAGGACACCATGGAGCGCATGTACGCCGAATACCGGGCGTTCCTCGCCGCGCTCGACGGCGACGCCGGGGCGCTCCCCGAGGACGTCAGCGACTTCTGGCGGTACTTCGACAGGGTCGTCGAGGACGAGCTGGAGAACACCGAGGCAGCGCGCGTCATCCTCTACCGGCTCTTCGACCACCTGCCCGCTCCCGCGCTGCTCGCCTCCGCACCGACCTTGTGGGCGGCCGGCCGGGCCGTCGTCGGCCCGCTCCTCGGCGCGATCACCGTAGCCTCGCTTCCCGAGCCGTACCGGCGCAAGGCCGGTCTGGCCGAGATGCCCGGCGCCCCGACGCTGATGCAGGGCGCCTATCTCGCCGCCGGCCTCAGCCGTTTCCTGCCCGCGGGATGGATCAGCGCCGAGACGGTCATCGAAATCATCTCCCTCGCGCCCGACAGCGACGACCCCCGTGCCCGGACCGTCGCCGCGCTGCGGGCCCGTATGAAGCGGGCATCGGCCCTGCTCCGCCTGCTCACACCGCTGAGCGACAACCCCGGCACCGTCCCGGCCGCGGGCACGGGCACGGGCACGGGCACGGGGAACGGCCGGCGCTCGGCGAAGGAGTTCTTCCATCAGGTGCTGGACCAGACCGGCGACGGCCGGCTCGACTGGCCCGACCTCGCCGCCATGGCACGCGAACTGGCCACCCGCCTGGACCTGGACGAACCCGAAGAGACCCGGCTCTACGACGCCTTCGCCTCCTGGTGGCGCGAACTCCAGGCCACCCTCGACACCGACGGCGACGGCCGCATCAGCGCCGACGAGTACGCCGCCGCCGTACCCTCCCTTGCCGGACCCGCCCTCATCCGGGTCGCCGAGGTCCTCTTCGACGCCACCGACAAGGACGGCAGCGGCACCATCGACGCCGATGAGTACCGAACCCTCTTCCGCAGCGCCTTCCACCGCGACCTCACCACCACCGACAACACCTACAGCCGCAGCGCCTTCGTCGGCGACTTCCTCTCCTTCATGTCGGGCCGCCGAACGAACACCCCGTACGACCCCCTCCTCGCCGACGCCTGA
- a CDS encoding helix-turn-helix domain-containing protein, with amino-acid sequence MVATSTDIGLIHLVVDRVTGVTLSRASVWRLLTGRLGWSLQRPERRAVERDESEIARWIVHEWPRIKKGP; translated from the coding sequence ATGGTCGCGACCAGCACGGACATCGGACTCATTCATCTAGTGGTCGATCGGGTGACAGGAGTGACGCTGTCGAGGGCGTCGGTGTGGCGGCTGCTGACCGGCCGGCTCGGATGGAGTCTGCAGCGGCCCGAACGGCGGGCGGTCGAGAGGGACGAATCCGAGATCGCCCGCTGGATCGTGCACGAGTGGCCGCGCATCAAAAAGGGGCCGTGA
- a CDS encoding IS982 family transposase: MKTNLDALLAALYVFIDDHVAPCRRIGRPPKLTDAELLCLAVAQVLLGFPSARHWIRFAHARLGHLFRYLPQQSAYNKRLNAAGPLLSRVIEALARQVPTWHDDLRLIDSTPLPCAASRETVKRSDLAGHCGYGYCRSHSRFFWGFRLYLVTTAEGMPVTWCLANPKTGEREVMAALLERDHHLVRAGQVILADKGFAGKEFETFVSERLGAHLVRPDRKDEPVRHGKIARVRQWIEAVIDTLKGQLSLEQHGGRTPAGVFALTGQRLLALAAGIWHNWTTGAPVKRSLIAYDH; the protein is encoded by the coding sequence GTGAAGACAAACCTGGACGCCCTTCTGGCGGCACTGTACGTGTTCATCGACGACCACGTGGCGCCTTGTCGCCGGATCGGGCGACCTCCGAAACTGACGGACGCCGAACTGCTGTGCCTGGCCGTCGCCCAGGTCCTGCTCGGTTTCCCCTCGGCCCGGCACTGGATCCGCTTCGCGCACGCCCGGCTGGGGCACCTGTTCCGCTACCTGCCCCAGCAGTCCGCCTACAACAAGCGCCTCAACGCCGCAGGTCCGCTGCTCAGCCGCGTGATCGAGGCACTGGCCCGGCAGGTCCCGACCTGGCACGACGACCTGCGGCTGATCGACTCCACCCCACTGCCCTGCGCGGCCTCCCGCGAGACCGTCAAACGCTCCGACCTGGCCGGACACTGCGGCTACGGCTACTGCCGCAGCCACTCCCGCTTCTTCTGGGGATTCCGCCTCTACCTGGTCACCACCGCCGAGGGCATGCCCGTCACCTGGTGCCTGGCCAACCCCAAGACCGGCGAACGGGAGGTGATGGCCGCGCTGCTGGAACGCGACCACCACCTCGTCCGGGCCGGGCAGGTGATCCTGGCGGACAAGGGCTTCGCCGGGAAGGAGTTCGAGACCTTCGTCAGCGAGCGCCTCGGAGCCCATCTCGTGCGGCCGGACCGCAAGGACGAACCGGTCCGGCACGGCAAGATCGCCCGGGTCCGGCAGTGGATCGAAGCCGTCATCGACACCCTCAAAGGCCAGCTCAGCCTCGAACAGCACGGCGGCAGAACCCCGGCCGGAGTCTTCGCCCTCACCGGACAACGACTCCTCGCCCTCGCCGCCGGCATCTGGCACAACTGGACCACCGGCGCCCCAGTCAAACGATCACTGATCGCCTACGACCACTGA
- a CDS encoding helix-turn-helix domain-containing protein, which yields MRQNEVHSSGGNSRVGDTPAATAFGVTTAEPIAHPANLLETATSETKHQLLIFSLVLLVRWSRWWDPDGVSFKPSPVVPPLTRPQLAEARRVRAAELFDQGRSGAEIARMLGVSDESVRRWKRVWEEGGADALRRRPATGRPPKLDDVQVERVRTALEQGAQAHGFEADLGTLERVGLDE from the coding sequence ATGAGACAGAATGAAGTGCACAGTTCCGGCGGAAATTCGCGCGTCGGCGACACTCCTGCCGCCACAGCTTTTGGAGTCACCACAGCAGAGCCGATCGCACACCCCGCGAACCTGCTTGAAACGGCGACTTCAGAGACGAAACACCAATTACTGATCTTTTCGTTAGTTCTGTTGGTGCGGTGGAGTCGTTGGTGGGATCCTGATGGTGTGTCTTTCAAGCCTTCGCCTGTTGTTCCTCCTTTGACGCGGCCGCAGTTGGCCGAGGCCCGGCGTGTGCGGGCGGCCGAGTTGTTCGATCAGGGACGTTCGGGTGCCGAGATCGCGCGGATGCTGGGGGTCAGTGACGAGAGTGTGCGGCGGTGGAAACGGGTCTGGGAGGAAGGCGGCGCCGATGCTCTGCGCCGGCGCCCGGCCACCGGGCGTCCGCCCAAGCTGGACGATGTCCAGGTCGAGCGGGTGCGGACCGCTCTGGAGCAGGGCGCCCAAGCCCATGGCTTCGAGGCCGATCTGGGGACCCTGGAACGAGTCGGCCTAGATGAATGA
- the rph gene encoding rifamycin-inactivating phosphotransferase has protein sequence MNQQYVWSLHEVDETRAATVGGKAAHLGTLSRIEGIRVPAGFCVTTEAFRRIVAQAPPVGDLLDRLSHADPDDREAVRTLSAQIRRAIEETAVPDDVAAAITRALARSGEGTAYAVRSSATAEDLPTASFAGQHDTYLNVVGPTAVLRHISRCWASLFTERAVAYRRRNGIDHRTVHMAVVVQHMAFPKASGVLFTADPVTGNRKAATIDAGFGLGEALVSGLVNPDVLTVRDGRVVARKTAAKQRILTARPAGGTHEVAVRPQQQEQPALTDAQALRLVELGRRIEAHFGRPQDIEWCLVDDGFRIVQSRPITTLFPVPQSDDRDNRVYVSVGHAQMMTDAMKPLGFSMWQLTAMVPMHEAGGRLFVDVTRRLASPAGRAALLDALGKGDPLVRDAVETVLDRDGFVPPLPQPVPGAGGPHPGGGGAPEPIETDPAIVAELIERSRASLAALERDIRTKSGPALFDFLPEAFEEHKRLLSDPLSIQVIMAGMEATWWLNDKLEEWLGEKNAADTLTLSAPGNVTSQMGLALLDVADVVRPLPEVVSYLHDVQDEGFLDQLAKLPGGPEARDAIEAYLDRYGMRCVGEIDITRPRWRERPATLVPVILDHVRTFERGAAERRFELGRQKAHRKEQDVLARLRALPDGDRKADETQRMIDRVRTFIGYREYPKYAIVSRYFVYKQALMKEAERLVEAGVLGEPEDVFHLTFQELDDVVRSGRPVDPRLVRQRKEVFRAHQALTPPRVLTSEGEALTGSYRREGVPAGALAGVAVSAGTVEGRARVVLDMADADLEPGDILVTAFTDPSWSPLFVRIAGLVTEVGGLMTHGAVIAREYGLPAVVGVERATRLIRDGQRIRVHGTDGYIEILP, from the coding sequence GTGAACCAGCAGTACGTGTGGAGCCTTCACGAAGTGGACGAGACCCGGGCCGCGACCGTCGGCGGCAAGGCCGCGCACCTGGGCACACTGTCGCGCATCGAGGGGATCCGCGTACCGGCGGGCTTCTGCGTGACGACCGAGGCCTTCCGGCGGATCGTCGCGCAGGCGCCCCCGGTCGGCGACCTGCTCGATCGGTTGTCGCACGCGGACCCGGACGACCGGGAAGCCGTCCGCACGCTCAGCGCGCAGATCCGCCGGGCCATCGAGGAAACCGCGGTCCCGGACGACGTGGCGGCGGCGATCACCCGCGCCCTCGCCCGCTCCGGCGAAGGGACCGCCTATGCCGTCCGGTCCAGCGCCACGGCCGAGGACCTGCCGACAGCCTCCTTCGCCGGCCAGCACGACACGTACCTCAACGTCGTCGGGCCGACGGCGGTCCTCCGGCACATCAGCCGGTGCTGGGCCTCGCTGTTCACCGAGCGCGCGGTGGCCTACCGCCGTCGCAACGGCATCGACCACCGTACGGTCCACATGGCCGTGGTCGTGCAGCACATGGCCTTCCCGAAGGCGTCCGGCGTCCTGTTCACGGCCGACCCCGTCACCGGCAACCGGAAGGCCGCCACCATCGACGCCGGATTCGGCCTCGGCGAGGCACTGGTCTCCGGCCTGGTGAACCCGGACGTCCTCACCGTGCGCGACGGCAGGGTCGTCGCCAGGAAGACCGCCGCCAAGCAGCGCATCCTGACCGCCCGGCCGGCCGGCGGCACGCACGAGGTGGCGGTCCGCCCGCAGCAGCAGGAGCAGCCGGCGCTGACGGACGCGCAGGCGCTGCGGCTGGTCGAGCTCGGACGGCGGATCGAAGCGCACTTCGGCCGCCCCCAGGACATCGAGTGGTGCCTGGTGGACGACGGCTTCCGGATCGTGCAGAGCCGGCCGATCACGACGCTGTTCCCCGTCCCGCAGAGCGACGACCGGGACAACCGCGTCTACGTCTCCGTCGGCCACGCGCAGATGATGACGGACGCCATGAAACCGCTGGGGTTCTCCATGTGGCAGCTGACGGCCATGGTGCCGATGCACGAGGCCGGCGGGCGGCTCTTCGTGGACGTCACCCGGCGCCTGGCCTCGCCCGCGGGCCGGGCTGCCCTGCTTGATGCCCTCGGCAAGGGCGACCCGCTGGTCAGGGACGCTGTGGAGACGGTCCTCGACCGCGACGGCTTCGTTCCCCCGCTCCCCCAACCGGTCCCGGGAGCCGGCGGGCCGCATCCCGGCGGTGGCGGTGCGCCCGAGCCCATCGAGACCGATCCGGCCATCGTCGCCGAGCTGATCGAACGCAGCCGGGCCTCCCTCGCCGCCCTGGAACGCGACATCCGGACGAAGAGCGGACCGGCGCTGTTCGACTTCCTGCCGGAAGCCTTCGAGGAGCACAAGCGCCTCCTGAGCGATCCCCTGAGCATCCAGGTGATCATGGCGGGCATGGAGGCCACGTGGTGGCTCAACGACAAGCTGGAGGAGTGGCTGGGAGAGAAGAACGCCGCCGACACGCTGACGCTGTCCGCCCCCGGCAACGTCACCTCGCAGATGGGGCTGGCCCTCCTCGACGTCGCGGACGTCGTCCGCCCGCTGCCGGAGGTGGTGTCGTACCTGCATGACGTGCAGGACGAGGGCTTCCTGGACCAGCTGGCGAAACTCCCGGGAGGGCCCGAGGCCCGCGATGCCATCGAGGCCTACCTGGACCGGTACGGCATGCGCTGCGTCGGCGAGATCGACATCACCAGGCCGCGCTGGCGCGAACGCCCCGCCACGCTGGTCCCCGTGATCCTCGACCACGTGCGCACCTTTGAACGGGGTGCCGCCGAACGCCGCTTCGAGCTGGGCCGGCAGAAGGCGCACCGGAAGGAACAGGACGTGCTGGCACGCCTGCGCGCTCTGCCGGACGGTGACCGCAAGGCCGACGAGACGCAGCGGATGATCGACCGGGTCCGCACCTTCATCGGGTACCGGGAGTACCCCAAGTACGCCATCGTCAGCCGCTACTTCGTCTACAAGCAAGCTCTGATGAAGGAGGCCGAACGCCTCGTGGAGGCGGGCGTGCTCGGCGAGCCGGAGGACGTCTTCCACCTCACCTTCCAGGAGCTCGACGACGTCGTGCGCTCCGGTCGGCCGGTCGACCCGCGGCTCGTGCGGCAGCGCAAGGAGGTGTTCCGGGCGCACCAGGCGCTCACCCCGCCCCGGGTGCTGACCTCGGAGGGCGAGGCCCTCACCGGGTCCTACCGACGGGAGGGCGTCCCGGCCGGTGCGCTGGCCGGCGTGGCGGTCTCGGCCGGGACGGTCGAGGGGCGGGCCCGGGTCGTCCTCGACATGGCGGATGCCGATCTCGAACCGGGCGACATCCTGGTCACGGCCTTCACCGATCCCAGCTGGTCGCCGCTGTTCGTCCGGATCGCGGGCCTGGTGACCGAGGTGGGCGGCCTGATGACCCACGGCGCGGTGATCGCCCGGGAGTACGGGCTGCCGGCCGTCGTCGGCGTGGAGCGGGCCACCCGCCTGATCCGGGACGGCCAGCGGATCCGCGTGCACGGCACCGACGGGTACATCGAGATCCTCCCCTGA
- a CDS encoding MFS transporter, protein MPGSEGRGGRRLRRRGHRALRLSQVTGWGIVYYAVPVLNPAITAETGWSTGVTAAAFPAGLIISAVAGICMGRTLDRRGPRTVMTAGSALGA, encoded by the coding sequence GTGCCTGGCAGCGAAGGCCGCGGTGGACGGCGGCTACGCCGACGCGGTCACCGGGCCCTCCGCCTCAGCCAGGTCACCGGCTGGGGCATCGTCTACTACGCCGTCCCCGTCCTCAACCCGGCCATCACCGCCGAGACCGGTTGGAGCACCGGTGTGACCGCCGCGGCGTTCCCCGCCGGCCTCATCATCTCCGCGGTCGCAGGGATCTGCATGGGGCGCACCCTGGATCGCCGCGGGCCCCGCACCGTCATGACGGCAGGCTCCGCCCTGGGTGCCTGA